Proteins encoded by one window of Methanobacterium sp. CWC-01:
- a CDS encoding condensation domain-containing protein, which translates to MEGFKSKMGVTREYFRIPEKMVLKATIQGYLPVEDLKEAIHKATMIHPLLGVRVDVDENQEAWFTTQDCADPILKVLARNGNEQWMGVVEEEYQEPFNFQEGPLIRYILLQSPEVSDLIIICQHSIGDGISLLNLLQDLLQLLEEQELEKVPPVLFQSRNFPAPPLALKLRLRVDKFFIDRINRRWNKNQFLFTNQDYLDLHKSYNQRYQGRILSAVLGPEDTSSLLSACRREGVSVNSALSVAFLSARQRVEGEDRTSVNIPLELRSQLRKPRYDFFGFMVGSLNLEFDYQSGEGFWDNVQRFHQEVLIEKKEDPIQHLKLAEYTSPTLNEAINFAIYGMTSDSNLKISSFLESQNLALEMARERMNHMSNVLMSNMGWLKPRQEYEKFKLKRLHLAILTYPFLDFGVAVVTLEGRLSLTLNYTESREGPGRSSTMKRILDESLEILNRAV; encoded by the coding sequence ATGGAGGGATTTAAAAGTAAAATGGGAGTCACCCGGGAGTACTTCCGGATCCCGGAGAAGATGGTCTTAAAGGCAACCATCCAGGGATACCTCCCAGTAGAAGATTTAAAGGAAGCTATCCATAAGGCTACCATGATACATCCCCTTCTGGGAGTGCGGGTGGATGTGGATGAAAACCAGGAGGCCTGGTTCACCACCCAGGACTGCGCCGACCCCATCCTGAAGGTACTGGCCAGGAATGGCAACGAGCAATGGATGGGGGTGGTGGAGGAGGAATACCAGGAGCCCTTCAACTTCCAAGAAGGCCCCCTCATTAGGTACATCCTGCTCCAATCCCCGGAGGTCTCGGATCTCATCATCATCTGCCAGCACTCCATCGGGGATGGAATATCCCTCCTCAACCTCCTCCAGGACCTCCTGCAACTATTGGAAGAGCAGGAACTGGAAAAAGTGCCGCCGGTGCTCTTTCAGTCCAGGAACTTCCCAGCCCCACCTTTGGCTTTGAAATTACGGCTCCGGGTGGATAAGTTCTTCATAGACCGGATCAACCGCCGGTGGAATAAAAACCAGTTTCTGTTCACTAATCAGGACTACCTGGACCTGCATAAAAGCTACAACCAGAGGTACCAGGGCCGGATCCTATCCGCGGTACTGGGCCCGGAGGATACATCATCCCTCCTATCTGCCTGCCGCCGGGAGGGGGTTAGCGTTAACTCCGCCTTATCCGTGGCTTTCCTATCCGCCCGACAACGGGTGGAGGGGGAAGATCGGACCAGTGTTAACATCCCCCTGGAACTCCGGAGCCAGCTGAGAAAGCCGAGGTATGACTTTTTCGGGTTCATGGTCGGATCCCTGAATCTGGAATTTGACTATCAGTCTGGGGAAGGATTCTGGGATAATGTGCAGCGCTTCCACCAGGAAGTGCTAATAGAAAAAAAAGAGGACCCAATACAGCACCTTAAACTGGCCGAGTACACCAGCCCTACCCTCAACGAGGCCATAAACTTTGCCATCTACGGGATGACATCGGACAGTAACCTGAAGATATCCAGCTTCCTGGAGAGCCAGAACCTGGCCCTGGAAATGGCCCGGGAACGGATGAACCATATGTCGAACGTGTTGATGTCTAACATGGGCTGGTTAAAACCCCGTCAGGAGTACGAGAAGTTCAAACTAAAAAGGCTGCACTTGGCAATTCTCACCTATCCCTTCCTGGACTTTGGGGTGGCAGTGGTGACCCTGGAGGGGAGGTTAAGCCTAACCCTGAATTACACCGAAAGTCGTGAGGGGCCAGGGAGAAGTTCAACTATGAAGAGGATACTCGATGAATCCCTTGAGATCTTAAATCGAGCTGTTTAG
- a CDS encoding DUF2206 domain-containing protein has translation MTLKNPLQMNDWPIKQFLLLVFYFQLVWLLLVGLDVLDFHLPLLRPLFSFIVLSFLPGYLFLRILRLHQLGSATSLLYATGLSIASLMFIGLFLSVISPLFGISTPISLVPLTVTFNLFILFLALLAYLRDRDFQAPEFLHLEELTSPVLLFLFLLPIMAILGTYLLNLYGNNTLQMLLLLVLAIFPLLTLKWVEGKFYPLVIFVLSLSVLLHTSLVSSYVWGPDLNAELIVANFVVKTSLWNFSIFGDYNAMLSVVLLAPIYSILSQLSLVWIFKIIYPVLFSLVPVGLYVVYHKFTGQQRVAFVACIFFITINAFFNTLAATARQEIAEIFLVLILMMVLEDRIKNSQTYLLLLLIFGFSLVVSHYGVTWIFLLIIGLSIPILLILNYLPARFRIKHQGFKNFRIVNLVFPLFLLFIALTWYILVTDSSIFINISSMVISIITSITDIITQDTSQGLYYLQSNLPYFQSLERYMYLLCDVLITVGILRLIWDHDLKLNSEYKALSMASFLVLVLGIVMPYFSAALNIDRLFHINLFFLAVFFVTGFLYSIKGLNWLLKKISGSRTWSLSLKNSFYLIAVFLMVFSLFNTAFIYQVFDQPKLGRFALDNGQDFYVVNNQEIGATEWYKENSDPQLKIYADSYKSVSLENMVYLNSTPPDFVFLTTAYSSTDSQVIEATAVQIEDPNSIYGNSYFFLGTYDLKNKKLLARGDNDVLYVPYQEFTSQLIKLYDNGGSWILKGIGD, from the coding sequence ATGACACTGAAAAATCCTCTCCAAATGAATGATTGGCCCATAAAACAATTTCTCTTACTCGTATTCTATTTTCAACTAGTCTGGCTCCTCTTGGTGGGATTGGATGTCCTGGACTTCCACTTGCCTCTCCTCCGGCCCCTGTTTAGTTTTATAGTTCTGAGCTTCCTCCCGGGTTATTTATTTCTGCGCATCCTACGGTTGCACCAGCTGGGCAGCGCCACCTCACTACTTTATGCTACTGGCCTGAGCATAGCCAGTTTAATGTTCATCGGTTTATTTCTCAGTGTGATAAGTCCCCTGTTCGGCATCAGCACCCCCATCTCACTGGTCCCCTTAACGGTGACTTTTAACCTGTTTATCTTATTTCTGGCTCTTCTGGCCTACCTGCGGGATAGGGACTTCCAGGCACCGGAGTTCCTCCACTTGGAGGAACTAACATCCCCGGTCCTGCTGTTTTTGTTCCTGTTGCCCATTATGGCCATTTTGGGCACCTATCTTTTGAATCTCTACGGGAACAACACCCTGCAGATGCTGCTTCTCCTGGTTCTGGCCATATTCCCCCTTCTCACCCTGAAGTGGGTGGAGGGGAAATTTTATCCCCTGGTGATTTTCGTCTTATCCCTTTCGGTCCTGTTACACACCAGTCTGGTCAGTTCCTATGTGTGGGGTCCGGATCTTAACGCGGAGTTAATCGTGGCCAACTTTGTAGTGAAAACCTCCCTGTGGAATTTCTCAATATTCGGGGATTATAATGCCATGCTGAGTGTGGTGCTCCTGGCCCCTATTTATTCCATACTATCCCAGCTGAGTCTGGTCTGGATTTTTAAAATAATATATCCCGTCCTATTCTCCTTGGTCCCGGTGGGATTGTATGTAGTGTACCATAAATTCACTGGCCAGCAGAGAGTAGCCTTTGTGGCTTGCATATTCTTCATAACCATTAACGCCTTCTTCAACACCTTGGCGGCCACTGCCCGGCAGGAGATAGCAGAAATATTTCTGGTGTTGATCCTGATGATGGTGTTGGAAGATAGGATCAAAAACTCCCAAACTTATCTATTGTTGCTTTTGATATTTGGATTTTCATTGGTGGTATCCCATTATGGGGTGACTTGGATCTTCCTGCTTATAATCGGCCTCTCCATTCCCATCCTGCTCATCTTAAACTATTTACCCGCCCGGTTCAGAATCAAACATCAAGGATTTAAAAACTTCAGAATCGTAAATTTGGTGTTTCCCCTATTTTTACTGTTTATAGCCTTAACCTGGTACATTTTAGTTACTGATTCATCCATATTCATAAATATTTCTTCTATGGTAATTAGTATCATTACCTCCATAACCGATATCATTACCCAGGACACTTCTCAGGGCTTATACTATCTACAGAGTAATCTACCCTACTTCCAATCCCTAGAAAGATACATGTACTTGTTGTGTGATGTGCTCATCACGGTAGGTATACTGCGGCTAATATGGGATCATGATCTGAAGTTAAACAGTGAATACAAAGCACTCTCCATGGCCAGCTTCTTGGTTCTGGTTTTGGGAATTGTTATGCCCTACTTTTCAGCGGCTCTGAACATAGATCGTCTGTTCCATATTAACCTGTTTTTCCTGGCAGTTTTTTTCGTCACCGGCTTTTTATACTCCATCAAAGGCTTGAACTGGCTTTTGAAAAAAATATCAGGCTCCCGGACTTGGTCTTTGAGTTTAAAAAATTCATTCTATCTCATCGCCGTTTTTCTGATGGTATTTTCTCTTTTCAACACTGCCTTCATCTACCAGGTCTTTGACCAACCCAAATTGGGTAGGTTTGCCTTGGATAATGGCCAGGATTTTTATGTGGTAAACAATCAGGAAATCGGTGCTACGGAGTGGTATAAAGAAAATAGTGATCCTCAGCTGAAGATCTACGCCGATAGTTATAAGAGCGTGTCCCTGGAGAACATGGTCTACTTAAACAGTACTCCTCCCGATTTCGTATTCCTGACCACTGCATATTCCTCCACTGATAGCCAGGTTATCGAAGCAACAGCGGTTCAGATCGAGGATCCTAACAGTATCTATGGTAACTCCTATTTCTTTTTGGGAACCTATGACCTGAAAAACAAGAAATTACTGGCGCGTGGAGATAACGACGTCCTGTACGTTCCATATCAGGAATTTACCAGCCAACTTATTAAACTCTATGATAACGGTGGTTCTTGGATACTAAAAGGTATTGGAGATTAA